The genome window TCCGACAACTATCCTTACATATTAAAGCAATTAGTGGCAAATATAATATAGCCTAGTCCACATCCTTAATTTAATTGTACAACtttacaaaatgttgtgttccAACTTTCAAGTAGGAAATAGAAAAAGGTTAGGTTGGGACCTCAACTCTTTGATATGATATTAGCATCACCCCACCTTTCtctcatatatatcatttttatactcattaattaatgTTAATGAATATATAAGATATTAATTAAGAACAGATACCTTTTAGATCAagtacatactatatatatattaggtcaATGTATTGTAAATATTGCTCCGTATTAGTTATAGTTCTTGGAGCCTAGCTTCGTGTGCTGGCAAGGTTTACACAGCTCTCTTAGCCTATTCTTTATGTCCATTGCCGCCGTTGATAAACATATAAACCTCATGATTGTTTGtggttaattatattatacggagtattatataaaCAGGTACAAAATTATACCATATTGGATGCTGTCATGCTGTACAGCAACCATTTcattaaaaacaatttttttaatatttcatttaaaaaatgatgtgttttaaaGCAGATGGTGTTCAactaccccaaaaaaaaaatcaattcaattTCGTCGTCAGATTGATAATAATGTGTTTGTTTTGTGAAGATAAGTCTAAAGACCCATAGTTATCCATTGACTACCATCACTCACTGTTCACTTAAATTCACCAATGCTCTCATTCACCGCATTCTTTGACTATTCTTACTGTGAATAATACTAATAAGTTGTCCACTAATTTTGTATTGCTTTgattagaaattagaattgaATGCATTATACATTGCCCATTGGACGGGTCACGGGTCAGTGGTGGACCCAAAAACATTAGCCCACAACCCTTGCTTTTCATCCATAccattatttcattttctctgcCCATGTATATGAGTACGGGAACCACTCAAACAAATTGATCAAATAtttaacttgataattataaaattttaaatttaactttttattatgtaattatttattgacTTTTTGAATTTGAATCGATCTGGACAAACACACTTTCAAAtaacaattgcattttttttaaaatcaaaatacaagAAAAACTAGGTCCAATAGACCGTGATGGAATTGGGTGGAAGTTGGTATGGTGAGCAAGCTTACCTTACAAATTTGACTTGTACAAAAACGGAAAACGTTGGCTGAACTTGGACTACATCTTAAAACTACACACCCAAAACTTGTGTCCACAATCTTCCCTTAAATCTAGCTGCTGCTGCTAAAGATCAGAAgccttaactttaattttaacgTTAGCTGAAAGTTGAGGCGTTTGAATTGAAGCATAGATTTAAGCAAGTGGGCTTAACGTACATGACAAACAATCATTTCTCCGTTTTCCCTACTTTTTATTAACCTATTTCAAACTAAATTACAGTCATGTAGATATTACTTGCCCTAAAATAAATAGTCTGAAATATAATTATCTTACTATAAAATTACTAGTTTGATTCTTGACAATACACTCTTAGTTCAGAGCAGGCTGGGTTTACCTTGTGCTGCTGCTGGTGTCATGGCCTTCTcagtgatatataatttgttgtaTTTAATTACTCCTATCCGTCAAActgtactctttttttttttatatttatttatttggggtTTGCCATGAATGTGAAATGATGCAATAACGTTAAGCAACTGTATTTTGAGCAGCAGAAGTGATAGAGCAACAACTGGCCGTTGAAGCTGCTTACCTATCATCATTATACTTTCCAATtaaagcatgcatgcatgtatgtttactttaaactataaaaattattttaactgTCATTCCCATAatcttttttcttcatttcttcatataactaataaaaataaggTCCGATCCGGTCTAAATATGTCATCTTAgatttcaaattatattattctgATTTCTGATTAAGGTACAAAATATTTAACTAAGAATTATTCCTTCATAATTTCAATATGTTTTTTCCTTCAGACAagtctaatataattattagctaAACCCTGAAAAAAACAAGATTTTTATTGCCTGAAAAAAAAGGGGTGGAAGAGAAAGGGGCGGGTCCCAGGCTCTGAGGTGGACCCACAGCCCGATGTGTGGCCTACTGTTCTCAACGTATAACTCTTCCGACTTCCAATCAACCTTTAtcatttgaatttcaaatttaaattttggcaTTGTTTATGTGCCATAAAAAatgctaaaataaaaaaaaaggaagaattttTAGTCCAGTCCTGTCCTGTGTTTTTGGTTTTAATATAAGATTTCCAGAGATTACGTGTTCTTCATCTACAGTTCCAGTTTCTTGAGAAGGCTACATCACTCTCTCTTCCCTGCTGTCTGGGGACAACAATGGCAGATTCGGCTTGTCTTATGCACGCTTTCTCTTATGCATCTGCAGTGCCCAATGAAGCCAAACAGGTAATTAATTGTTTCTCAACATTCTATCTTGAATAATTTAGCTGGAAATTTCTGAAGAAGTTATAAGTCTGGGTTGGGGAGTTCTTGAATGATATCATGTGTGAATACTACGCGCAGGGAAATCCTATGCACGCTTTAGGGGAGTCCATTTCTTTTGGGAGGTTTATGTCTGAGTCTTTAGCTTGGGAGAAATGGTCCACCTTTTCTCACAACAAGTATGTTGAAGAGGCTGAGAGGTATGCTCGGCCTGGGTCTGTTGCCCAGAAGAAAGCTTTCTTTGAAGCTCATTACAAGAGAATTGCTGCCAAGAAAGCTGCTGCCTTGCTTGAACAAGCAAATGAGGATTCCAGTGAAAGCATTAACCATGATATTAATAGCAAGGAAGACCCTCCCATAATCAACGGTGATGATGAACACAGCTCTGTTACAGTTGCTGCTGGTGATGATGAAGACTGTAAACCTGAAACTGAAGAGGTTAATCTGAATCTGAAGGCTCTTCCTCGTGTGGAGGCTCAAGAAACAGTTTCTGGATCAGAGCTCAGTGAAACACCTCAAATGGAGAGACCTTTGTTAAAGGTAGTTATGTGATATGTGATGTCTTTTTGTTAACAATTAATTTCTAACCAATTTTCTGTTGAAAACATGCATACAAACAGAATTCTTGTTCCACCAAGGAGGAAGATGAGGATGAAGTTTCATCAGCTCCTCCACCTCCTCCTCCTATCAAGAAAAGATCAGCTCTTTCTTCACTCAAGTCATCAATTCATGGCAAAACACCCAGAATTCCATCAACTCCTGCCATGCCCTATACCTACCCTCATCTCAACAAAGAAAACATTATCACTCCAATAGCTCCAATCATGAAAAGTTATGGAGCAGTCTCCATTGGTGTAATGAAACCAACTTCAAAATCTCTTAGCTCCTTGTTAAATCTCACTCCAGCTAAAGACCCCGATACTGCGCCTCCACTTGCCAAGGAGACTTCTCAGGTTGCTCCTATTTCTACTAAGGCAGCTAAGAATTGTCCAACACCTCTCATGACTCCTATGGTACTTAATTCATTTCTTCTCACATCCCAATTGCTTGTTTGCTTTGACATTCGAGCTAGGAATTAACTAACATCATAGCATATGTTTTGTTTAGGCAACTTCAAATGGTTTATCAAAGCTTTATTCAGCTACCCCAGCTTCAGAAAATGGAAGGTACACTGAAAATGGGCTGCACAACTTAAATAAAGATATTTGCTTTCTCCTTGCCTTATGTTGTGTTATTTACCAATCCACAGGACAAAAACACCAGTTAATCCCATACCTTCAGGAAGTAAAACATCTGGCCCAAAATGGCACCTCTTAACATCAGTGTAAGTTTTAATGAAACTTAGTTGCTTTGTTCACCAGACTTGTTTTGGGTATTCTATTATAAATGATTATTTCTCCATGGCAATGGCAGTTGCTCCAAGTCTTTAACTGCCTGCCGGAATAAACTGCAATCCCCTAATTTATCAACAACCCCTTTTCGCCTGAGAACTGAAGAAAGAGCTGCAAGAAGGAAACAAGTAACTGTTTTCCTTTCCTTGACGACTCAATATCTCTTAATTTGCTGCATACTTTTGGACTTCCATTCTCATATCTATAGCTCCCGGCCTCTTCTTTTGCATTTTAGAAACTGGAAGAGAAATTCAATGCCAAGGAGGAGGTACAGAAGGTTCAGCTGCAAACCAAATTAAAGGTCCAAGCTCTTTCTATTAAGTATTAATTGTGTGTCTTACCTTCTGAGTAGCAAGCAAGCAAGCATTATAAGAGCAGAATGTGGTAATTCAATTCCTTTAAATGCAAAGCATGAACAATTGGGCAAGACTTGGACATTTGGTGTGTTGTTGTATGCTTTGGATGCAGGAGAAAGCAGGAACAGAGCTGAGAAAACTTGGACGAAGCCTTTGTTTCAAAGCCCGCCCTCTTCctgatttttataaggaaagaGAAACAACAAAGAATCAAAGCGCAAAAGaggtatttattattatattgttgttgaaATTTTCTTTAGCCCCCAGAACCAGAAATTCTTCAAGAGTTTAACAACCTCATTTGCAGAACCCAGTGATACATCCTCAGCCACTGAAACTCGGAAAAAAGAGCTCTTCTTCCAGCAGAATGCCAGGCACAGTTTCATCATTGACAAAGAGTAGTGGAGCTTCCAAGAATGCTGCCAAGACAAACGACAAAAGACCAACTGTTTCTGTTTCTGTTACTTCACCACGGTCAATAGCGTGAACAATTTCACATGAGAATACATACCTAGCTACTACATCTCCAAGCTGATCGAGCTGTTATAATATATACTGCAATGCTGACTTGTTGCAGATCAGAACTGGATAAtctcttatttaattatattgttaaaataGAAGTAGCCAGCCACCTTAATTAATATTGTGTCTGAATTGAATGCTTATTTGCCATCGATTCTTGTCTTGTATATCACTGGCATTGTATTAGAAGAAGATCAATGTACAAACTGAAAGAACTTTTATTCTTGGATGAATTCTGAAATACGTTCTAGTAATACATGCATACAAATGATCGAAGAAGAATACAAGAATCAAATCCACCTAGCTTTAGTTTCAAGTTCAATAAAATCTTGTTTGAAGCAAACATAAATCACATTTCTGCCACCACTAAGCACCACCCATCttcttcatctccttcaccatcTTCTACTTGCTCCCTCACAAATCCTGCGTCACAAAAGCTCATCCCCTCGCCGTCATCATGACCAAcggtttctttttctttacagATGTAATCATCATCATATTCATGATCATCGCCGGCCAAGTGGTCCAAAATCCCGGTAGCTGAGAAGCCGGAAAAGTTGAGGAGACCTGGTTTAGCATTCACAACCCGCCATGTAATCAATCTAGTATCCACCGTGGTCCTCCGTTTGAGGGTGCCCTTAGCCTTGTCCTTGGCTTTGGCGGCGGGGTGTGCATGGCAGTCGGAACATCTCACACGGCTGCACTTTCCGGTGAACTTGGAGTGGTTAGTGGGCTTAGCGGAGACCTTGGTGAAGAGGCCGGCGGTAGGTGGTGGTGAGTTGAAGGCGTTTGTGTGGTGTGGATTTGGGTTCCACGGGGAAGGGATAATCGGGTAGGTCCGAACCAGCCCGTGTTGCCGACCCTCTCGCTTCATTGTTGGCAAAACAAGTTGTGAGCTCAGTTGAGATCCAATTGATGTGACCTACCTGGGAAGAatgagcatatatatacatatacatatacacggCAAACCACTAAACTTGGGAACCAAGGATATGGATCATGGATGGTCAACGAGGTAGGTGTCGGGTGCGTGTACGTGTTGCCCAAGTCCGTATAAAGAACAACTAATttagcactttttttttttttaatactactgactctatgcctattacattgtagtatctgttctgttcatctatactttctgaactgttgaagcacaaaaagtcaatatcgcATCAATTAAGCCTCGATCTCATGACCACCAGAAGGTCATTGGCAATAACACTTTATTTCAATGAATATTACAATAATTGTAGTTGTAATAATAATGACTTTCTATCCGAAAAGCTGATCAAGTGGTGGAGCAAGTTGGGGCTTTGTATTTTGATGGTAGCTTGGAAACAGTTGGCTCCCTACATATACAAAACTTGATGACCAAATTTCATCATAATTTAGTTCttaagttattttcaaataatcaaaaactaaagtgtgtgtatatattaagAACCAAACCATCCTAATATTCTCCTCAAGTTAAAACGTCGTGTTTTGCAAATTGGAAAGGTAGGGTGTAGGTGAAGGTGGCCATGGTGTTCATTCTCATCTGCATACTCAATTCCTCTCTTTGCAAATTGGAAAGGTAGGGTGTAGGTGAAGGTGGCCATGGTGTTCATTCTCATCTGCATACTCAATTCCTCTCTTTGCAGCATTGCAAGCAAAGCGGCGGCTGCTGTCTGATTTCACAATAGCAGCAGGCGATGTCGCAGTCATTGCTGCAACCTaatacaattcaaattcaaacaTAGTTGTTACCTATGAATCTAATCTTGTTGTGCCATGTTTTCTACTCTACACAACATTACATGCCACACTGAAACATAACTCTCACCTGTTATGCTAATGTACTCTGCAGATTGCTCCAAGGTTCGAGGATTTATATGAAATGGAAGTCCTCCATTGCTTGCAACAACAATATTAGTACTCATAATAACCTCACAACAGACAATAAAAGCTACAATGCTAACTATTGCTACTAActtcattcttttgtaaacCCAACTTCCCTTCCTTCAATTGTTTTACTGCTTAGCTGCTTGCTTCAAGTTTGCTCAGCTCATCACAAATCAGTTTATATACAGGATTATCCTCGTGACTGCAATATCTTATACATCATCCATTGCATGTGAAAACACATAAATTGGGATCTTCCCGTTTGTGTCATACTTAATCATACACCCAGAAAATTTACCTAAAATAACAACAAGATAACATCCAACAAGTACTTAATAACAGAGCAAATAAAAAACCCACTGCTTGCTTATGTATGCTAGTGAAGGGTTGGTTAGTGCAGAATTTCAGGTAAACCGAACTAAACAGCATTATCAGAGTTCACAAATTCACGAGGCACACCAGAAACTACCAAATAGTCTCATGCATGTAAGAAAAAGATTTCCCAACTATTACATCCGATGTGTgcaaaatattatgaaaaagtaAAGAGTGATTGGATTCCAATcctaaatttgttaattagaactGCACACGTAAACATACTGAAGCATAAACACATACACAACAAGGTACATCTGTGCTAAGTACCCCAGAATGTCACACTTTCCATTAAGGATAGGAGAATGCTGAAGACATAGTTTAAAGATGACTTACAAAAGTTTTAAGAGAAACAAGGACCTCAATCACAAGGTCAAAAAATTGCTAAACCAGAAGGTTTGCAGCATATCAGCATATTATTTTGTCTAAGGTGTACTTCGTAAACAATCATAACCAGAAAATCTGAACTCATACAAATCGTCTGTTAACCTCTAGTGCCTTGATATTCTGGATTTGCTTTCCAGGATTCAGTCCCTTTGGGCAAGCTTTGGCACAATTCAAAATAGTATGGCAGCGATAAAGCTTGAATTCATGATCAACAGCTTCAAGGCGCTCCTTGGTATATTCATCACGGCTGTCCATTATCCATCTGGATTTCATTTCATACATAAACACatagtattaactcaaaaactGGGATGAAGCAAACAGTAAGTAACAACACAAATTCTAAAACACGCAATCTTCAAAGGGGTATCTACAATTTGTAATAAAGATCGAATCTTTACTATATCCAATCAATTATGCATTTAAGAAACAACTTTACTGAATCAGAAAATAAGAGAAACCTGTTGGCATGGAGGAGGGCGGCGGGGCCAAGATAAGACTCAGGGTTCCACCAGTAACTAGGGCAAGATGTGCTACAACAGGCGCAGAGAATGCACTCGTACATTCCATCCAATTTAGCTCTATCGGCCTTGCTCTGAAGAATCTCTTTGCCGGGCGTCTCCGGGGGGGTCTTCCTCTTGAGCCAGGGCTCAATCGACTTGTACTGGTTGTAAAAGTTTGTCATGTCAACCACCAAATCCTTTATCACGAACATGTGGGGAAGCGGCGTGATCATGGAGTCAGCGCCGGACGAAATCTTGGTGAGACAGGCAAGTCCGTTCTTGCCGTCGATGTTCATGGCGCATGAGCCGCAGATGCCCTCCCGGCATGACCTTCGGAAGGTAAGTGAGGGGTCGATCTCGTTCTTAATCTTGATCAGAGCGTCGAGAACCATGGGCCCACACTCCTTGAGATCGATTTGGTACTCCTGAAGCTCCGGTTTCTGCGGGTTGTCTGGGCTCCACCGGTAGATTTGGAACTTTTTTATGTTGCCGGCGGCCTTCGACTCCACCTGCTGCGCTTGAGCTTCAGACGCATGGGCGCGAATAAATATCTGCTTCGCCGCCGGAGAAGACTCAAACCTCGATATCGCTCGTCGGACCAAACCAGTCGCCATCGTCGTAGACACACCTCACCTCGTAAAAGCAAAAAGGAAAACGATTTTGTATTCGAGAATAGATTTGGGTATgggcatatatacatacaagaatTATTGGAAGGAAAAATGAGATACTAGACATGGCGAATTTAGAGCCAATAGTGACGTAGGGTGCTTGTTTTGTAGCGTGGTCGCCACGTGGaccatttctttcttctttttttttttaaattcacacTATTCGTAAATCGCGAGTAGCACAATTAATCTATAATCAAAGTTTAGTTAAATCACAAGTAGCACAATCAATCTAtaatcaaattttagtttttatatgtTGTGCCcacaaagaaatgaagaatcCAATTCATATCTTTCAACATATTTCCCATACATG of Ipomoea triloba cultivar NCNSP0323 chromosome 3, ASM357664v1 contains these proteins:
- the LOC116013640 gene encoding protein WVD2-like 7; amino-acid sequence: MADSACLMHAFSYASAVPNEAKQGNPMHALGESISFGRFMSESLAWEKWSTFSHNKYVEEAERYARPGSVAQKKAFFEAHYKRIAAKKAAALLEQANEDSSESINHDINSKEDPPIINGDDEHSSVTVAAGDDEDCKPETEEVNLNLKALPRVEAQETVSGSELSETPQMERPLLKNSCSTKEEDEDEVSSAPPPPPPIKKRSALSSLKSSIHGKTPRIPSTPAMPYTYPHLNKENIITPIAPIMKSYGAVSIGVMKPTSKSLSSLLNLTPAKDPDTAPPLAKETSQVAPISTKAAKNCPTPLMTPMATSNGLSKLYSATPASENGRTKTPVNPIPSGSKTSGPKWHLLTSVCSKSLTACRNKLQSPNLSTTPFRLRTEERAARRKQKLEEKFNAKEEVQKVQLQTKLKEKAGTELRKLGRSLCFKARPLPDFYKERETTKNQSAKENPVIHPQPLKLGKKSSSSSRMPGTVSSLTKSSGASKNAAKTNDKRPTVSVSVTSPRSIA
- the LOC116013647 gene encoding uncharacterized protein LOC116013647, coding for MKREGRQHGLVRTYPIIPSPWNPNPHHTNAFNSPPPTAGLFTKVSAKPTNHSKFTGKCSRVRCSDCHAHPAAKAKDKAKGTLKRRTTVDTRLITWRVVNAKPGLLNFSGFSATGILDHLAGDDHEYDDDYICKEKETVGHDDGEGMSFCDAGFVREQVEDGEGDEEDGWCLVVAEM
- the LOC116013643 gene encoding succinate dehydrogenase [ubiquinone] iron-sulfur subunit 2, mitochondrial-like is translated as MATGLVRRAISRFESSPAAKQIFIRAHASEAQAQQVESKAAGNIKKFQIYRWSPDNPQKPELQEYQIDLKECGPMVLDALIKIKNEIDPSLTFRRSCREGICGSCAMNIDGKNGLACLTKISSGADSMITPLPHMFVIKDLVVDMTNFYNQYKSIEPWLKRKTPPETPGKEILQSKADRAKLDGMYECILCACCSTSCPSYWWNPESYLGPAALLHANRWIMDSRDEYTKERLEAVDHEFKLYRCHTILNCAKACPKGLNPGKQIQNIKALEVNRRFV